The Xylanibacillus composti genome includes a window with the following:
- a CDS encoding galactokinase: protein MDRHRQTLTAAFHEAFDNAGKGEGGLRFFFAPGRVNMIGEHTDYNGGYVFPAALTFGTWVVARKRPDRKLRFASLNFPSIHECDLDQLVFAEHDRWANYPKAVLAHLQKHGYDSSGYDLLYAGNIPGSGLSSSASIQLVTAYGIMRSEGREVDPVKLALIAQESENQFMGVNCGIMDQFTVAMGKEEHAILLKCDTLDYELVPFRLSGYKVLIANTNKSRGLVDSAYNERRAQCEQAVADLRASFPDLKVLGELNAEQLKTHMHVIGDSIVRKRAAHVIEENDRVLASVKALKRNDLQQFGQLMNASHASLRDLYEVSCHELDVLVEEALQVEGVLGSRMTGAGFGGCTVSIVEETQVDTFIERVGAAYRERTDYEAEFYVADIGNGVHEKEEE, encoded by the coding sequence ATGGACAGACACAGACAGACTTTGACCGCAGCCTTTCATGAAGCATTCGACAATGCGGGAAAGGGAGAGGGTGGCTTGCGCTTCTTCTTCGCGCCAGGACGAGTCAACATGATTGGCGAGCACACCGATTACAACGGAGGGTACGTGTTCCCGGCAGCGCTCACCTTCGGCACCTGGGTGGTTGCTCGCAAGCGCCCGGATCGCAAGCTGCGGTTCGCCTCGCTGAATTTCCCGAGCATCCATGAATGCGATTTGGATCAGCTCGTATTCGCGGAGCATGACCGTTGGGCGAATTATCCGAAGGCTGTGCTGGCCCACTTGCAAAAGCACGGGTACGACAGCTCCGGCTACGACTTGCTGTATGCCGGCAATATTCCGGGCTCCGGCTTGTCCTCTTCCGCTTCCATACAGCTCGTCACCGCATACGGCATCATGCGTTCGGAAGGCCGCGAGGTGGATCCGGTGAAGCTGGCATTGATTGCGCAGGAATCGGAGAACCAGTTCATGGGCGTCAACTGCGGCATCATGGATCAATTTACGGTGGCCATGGGCAAGGAAGAGCATGCCATCCTGCTGAAATGCGATACGCTGGATTATGAGCTTGTTCCGTTCCGACTAAGCGGCTACAAGGTGCTCATCGCCAATACGAACAAAAGCAGGGGACTCGTCGATTCCGCCTACAACGAGCGCCGCGCGCAATGCGAGCAAGCGGTGGCGGACTTGCGTGCCAGTTTCCCGGATTTGAAGGTGCTGGGTGAATTGAATGCGGAGCAGCTGAAGACGCACATGCATGTTATTGGCGACAGCATCGTGCGCAAGCGTGCCGCCCACGTCATTGAGGAGAATGATCGGGTGCTGGCTTCCGTGAAGGCGTTGAAGCGAAATGACCTGCAGCAATTCGGACAGCTGATGAATGCCTCCCACGCTTCGCTGCGCGATTTGTATGAAGTGAGCTGCCACGAGCTGGACGTACTCGTAGAGGAGGCATTGCAAGTGGAAGGTGTTCTCGGTTCGCGGATGACCGGGGCCGGCTTCGGCGGATGCACGGTATCCATAGTGGAAGAGACTCAGGTAGATACGTTTATTGAACGGGTGGGAGCAGCCTACAGAGAACGAACCGACTATGAGGCTGAATTCTACGTCGCTGATATCGGAAACGGCGTACATGAGAAAGAGGAGGAATAG